The bacterium genome includes a window with the following:
- a CDS encoding DUF1801 domain-containing protein gives MSTKTAAQLAPSEFLSDYPENLREIAEYLRDLVRSTFPGVVEKVYTGWRVIGYRLLHGTKSTYFCCIAPQKKENDVLLGFEYGIAMKDPQNLMEGKGTQVRFVRIRQRDEYLDDDLIWLIVQGAKVALALRTGP, from the coding sequence GTGAGCACAAAAACTGCAGCTCAGTTAGCCCCAAGTGAATTTTTGAGTGATTATCCGGAAAACCTGCGCGAGATTGCCGAATATCTTCGCGATCTGGTCCGTTCCACTTTTCCGGGCGTTGTTGAGAAAGTGTATACGGGATGGAGAGTCATCGGATACCGTTTGCTGCACGGAACAAAGAGCACTTATTTTTGCTGTATCGCTCCACAAAAAAAAGAGAACGATGTATTACTGGGTTTTGAATACGGTATCGCAATGAAGGACCCCCAAAATCTGATGGAAGGCAAAGGGACTCAAGTGCGATTTGTACGGATTCGCCAAAGGGATGAGTATTTGGATGACGATTTGATCTGGTTGATCGTACAAGGAGCGAAAGTGGCTCTTGCGCTACGCACGGGGCCATAA
- a CDS encoding ribbon-helix-helix domain-containing protein: MSRNKVTVTLDEDLLQELDRISSKSRKPRSRLVEEAIRCWQRSQRQNKLIEGYRTMASEDQKIAEANLPAAYEILK; this comes from the coding sequence ATGAGTAGGAACAAAGTTACGGTAACGTTGGACGAGGATCTGTTGCAGGAACTGGACCGTATCTCATCAAAGAGTAGAAAACCGCGGAGCCGTCTTGTAGAAGAAGCAATCAGGTGTTGGCAGCGCTCGCAGAGACAGAACAAGTTGATCGAGGGTTACCGCACCATGGCCTCTGAGGATCAAAAGATAGCGGAAGCTAACCTGCCCGCGGCCTATGAGATTTTAAAATGA
- a CDS encoding type II toxin-antitoxin system PemK/MazF family toxin: MNSETCRRGDIWLVNFHPGRGSEQKGVRPALVIQNDTGNQYAATTILAAITTTLKKYPVTVLLDRRERGLREPSMINLAQILTIDKGRLIKKLGNIGKAKLSEVDDAIAVSLGLS; encoded by the coding sequence ATGAACTCAGAGACTTGCCGGAGGGGCGATATCTGGCTCGTGAACTTTCATCCTGGACGGGGAAGCGAGCAAAAGGGTGTTCGTCCCGCGCTGGTCATTCAAAACGACACAGGGAATCAATATGCGGCTACAACCATTCTGGCAGCAATTACAACAACATTGAAAAAATATCCTGTTACAGTACTTTTGGACCGGAGGGAAAGGGGTTTGCGGGAACCTTCAATGATCAACCTGGCCCAAATTCTTACTATTGATAAAGGACGTCTCATAAAAAAGCTGGGGAACATAGGAAAAGCGAAATTGAGTGAAGTCGATGATGCAATAGCCGTAAGCTTGGGCTTGTCTTAA